A window of the Vibrio fluvialis genome harbors these coding sequences:
- the hemG gene encoding menaquinone-dependent protoporphyrinogen IX dehydrogenase: protein MKALLLYSSREGQTQKIIRTIAGQLEGYECDIRNLHDCASLDLAAYDKVLIGASIRYGHLNKKLYEFIARHLTQLQQSKAAFFCVNLTARKEDQGKDTPEGSVYIQTFLKKSPWQPELIGVFAGALYYPRYRFFDKMMIRLIMTLTGGETDTTKEVEYTNWEKVTQFAIKFKKM from the coding sequence GTGAAAGCACTATTATTATATTCCAGCCGGGAAGGGCAAACGCAAAAAATCATACGTACCATTGCAGGTCAGCTTGAAGGGTATGAGTGTGATATTCGCAACCTGCACGATTGTGCCTCATTGGATCTGGCCGCTTATGACAAAGTTCTGATTGGGGCTTCCATTCGTTATGGTCACCTGAATAAAAAGCTCTATGAGTTTATCGCGCGTCATCTTACCCAGTTGCAGCAAAGCAAAGCCGCGTTCTTTTGTGTCAATCTGACCGCTCGTAAAGAGGATCAGGGCAAAGACACGCCTGAGGGGAGTGTCTATATACAGACGTTTTTGAAAAAGTCACCGTGGCAGCCGGAACTGATAGGTGTGTTTGCTGGTGCACTCTATTACCCTAGATACCGCTTTTTCGACAAAATGATGATTCGTTTAATCATGACGCTGACAGGCGGAGAAACGGATACCACAAAAGAAGTGGAGTACACCAACTGGGAAAAAGTGACTCAATTCGCGATAAAATTTAAAAAGATGTAA
- the fadB gene encoding fatty acid oxidation complex subunit alpha FadB: protein MIYQAKTLQVKELHDGIVELSFCSPESVNKLDLATLTSLDEALDALKAHAGLKGLVLTSDKEAFIVGADITEFLGLFAKPEAELDEWLIFANRIFNKLEDLPVPTLSALKGFTLGGGCECVLATDFRIGDKTTSIGLPETKLGIMPGFGGTVRLPRVIGADSAMEIITQGKACRAEEALKIGLLDALVDSDKLLESALATLTQAINEKVDWQTRRQQKTSPLTLSKLEAMMSFTMAKGMVAQLAGPHYPAPMTSVVTIEEAARCARDEALAIERKHFIKLAKSQEAQALVGIFLNDQYIKGLAKKSAKAASKATERAAVLGAGIMGGGIAYQSASKGVPVLMKDIAQKSLDLGMTEASKLLNKQLERGKIDGFKMAGVLASITPSLHYAGIEQADVIVEAVVENPKVKAAVLSEVEQNVSAETIITSNTSTIPINLLAKSLQRPENFCGMHFFNPVHRMPLVEIIRGEHTSEDTINRVVAYAAKMGKSPIVVNDCPGFFVNRVLFPYFGGFSLLMRDGADFTQVDKVMERQFGWPMGPAYLLDVVGIDTAHHAQEVMAQGFPQRMGKQGRDAIDALYEANKYGQKNGSGFYQYTIDKKGKPKKAFSSDILPVLETVCGAKAEFDAQTIIARMMIPMINEVALCLEEGIIATPQEADMALVYGLGFPPFRGGVFRYLDSIGLANYVAMAKKYEHLGAMYQVPQLLIDKAEKGESFYQSQQAGSL, encoded by the coding sequence ATGATTTACCAAGCCAAAACCCTACAGGTAAAGGAATTACATGATGGCATTGTGGAGCTGAGTTTCTGCTCTCCAGAATCCGTCAATAAGCTTGACCTAGCAACACTGACGTCCCTGGACGAAGCGCTGGATGCGCTAAAGGCACATGCCGGACTGAAAGGCTTAGTCCTGACATCGGATAAAGAGGCATTCATCGTTGGTGCAGACATCACCGAATTTCTCGGCTTATTTGCTAAGCCGGAAGCAGAGCTCGATGAATGGCTGATCTTTGCCAACCGCATCTTTAACAAACTGGAAGATCTTCCGGTTCCGACGCTGTCAGCTCTGAAAGGATTCACATTGGGTGGAGGATGTGAGTGTGTACTCGCTACCGACTTCCGCATTGGTGATAAAACCACCAGTATCGGTTTACCTGAAACCAAACTGGGTATCATGCCAGGGTTTGGCGGCACGGTACGTTTACCTCGTGTGATTGGCGCAGACAGCGCAATGGAAATCATCACGCAAGGTAAAGCCTGCCGCGCAGAAGAAGCATTAAAAATCGGTTTGCTGGATGCTCTGGTCGACAGCGACAAACTGCTGGAATCTGCTCTGGCGACATTAACGCAAGCCATCAATGAAAAGGTCGACTGGCAAACACGTCGTCAGCAAAAAACATCGCCTCTGACGCTGAGCAAACTGGAAGCCATGATGAGCTTTACCATGGCCAAAGGCATGGTCGCGCAATTGGCTGGTCCGCATTACCCGGCGCCAATGACGTCTGTCGTGACGATTGAAGAAGCCGCTCGCTGCGCGCGCGATGAAGCACTGGCGATTGAACGCAAACATTTCATCAAGCTGGCGAAATCTCAGGAAGCACAAGCGCTGGTCGGTATTTTCCTCAACGATCAGTACATCAAAGGCCTGGCGAAAAAATCCGCGAAAGCGGCCAGCAAAGCCACAGAGCGTGCAGCGGTACTGGGTGCCGGCATCATGGGTGGCGGCATTGCTTACCAGTCTGCCAGTAAAGGCGTACCGGTACTGATGAAAGATATCGCGCAGAAATCACTGGATTTAGGCATGACTGAAGCATCCAAGCTGCTGAATAAACAGCTGGAACGCGGCAAAATTGATGGTTTTAAAATGGCCGGAGTTTTGGCTTCCATCACGCCAAGCCTGCATTACGCAGGTATCGAACAAGCCGACGTTATCGTCGAAGCGGTGGTAGAGAATCCAAAAGTTAAAGCTGCGGTATTGAGCGAAGTGGAACAAAATGTTTCTGCTGAGACCATCATTACGTCCAACACCTCAACCATTCCGATTAACTTGCTGGCCAAATCGCTGCAGCGCCCGGAAAACTTCTGTGGCATGCACTTCTTCAACCCGGTACATCGCATGCCGCTGGTTGAAATCATTCGTGGCGAGCATACCTCTGAAGACACCATCAACCGCGTTGTGGCTTACGCCGCCAAGATGGGTAAATCGCCGATTGTGGTCAATGACTGTCCGGGATTCTTCGTCAACCGCGTCCTGTTCCCCTACTTTGGCGGCTTTAGCCTGCTGATGCGTGACGGTGCGGACTTCACTCAGGTTGATAAAGTAATGGAACGTCAGTTCGGCTGGCCAATGGGCCCGGCGTACCTGTTGGATGTGGTCGGTATCGATACCGCGCATCACGCGCAGGAAGTGATGGCGCAAGGCTTCCCGCAACGTATGGGTAAACAAGGCCGTGACGCGATTGATGCCCTGTATGAAGCGAACAAATATGGTCAGAAGAATGGTTCAGGCTTCTATCAGTACACGATTGATAAGAAAGGCAAACCGAAAAAAGCGTTCTCAAGCGATATTCTGCCAGTGCTGGAAACCGTGTGTGGTGCGAAAGCGGAGTTTGACGCACAAACCATTATCGCTCGTATGATGATTCCGATGATCAACGAAGTCGCCCTGTGTCTGGAAGAAGGCATTATCGCGACACCACAAGAAGCTGATATGGCGCTGGTCTACGGCCTAGGTTTCCCTCCTTTCCGCGGCGGCGTGTTCCGTTACCTCGACAGTATTGGCCTGGCTAATTATGTCGCGATGGCGAAAAAGTATGAACATCTGGGCGCCATGTACCAAGTACCACAACTGCTGATCGACAAAGCAGAGAAAGGCGAAAGCTTTTACCAGTCGCAGCAAGCTGGCTCGCTATAA
- a CDS encoding YigZ family protein produces MNVQPYHIPAAPVRFEEEIKKSLFITYLAHTPGIDAAKAFVDEIKSRHADARHNCWAFVAGRPQDSMLWGFSDDGEPSGTAGKPILAQLSGSGVGEMTAVVTRYYGGIRLGTGGLVKAYGGGVQQALKLLQTIEKKITTKLHLTLDYGLVALAQSIMSQFEAAEVDAEYGESVCLTVELECLHLEAFTQSIINKSGAKILVAGVENS; encoded by the coding sequence ATGAACGTTCAGCCTTACCACATTCCTGCAGCTCCGGTTCGCTTTGAAGAAGAGATCAAAAAGAGCCTCTTTATTACCTATTTAGCTCATACGCCAGGAATTGACGCAGCGAAAGCGTTTGTCGATGAGATCAAGTCGCGTCATGCCGATGCGCGTCACAACTGCTGGGCATTTGTCGCTGGCAGGCCACAGGATTCTATGCTGTGGGGGTTCAGTGATGATGGTGAGCCATCCGGTACTGCGGGAAAGCCGATTCTGGCTCAGCTGTCCGGGTCGGGCGTGGGAGAGATGACTGCGGTGGTGACGCGTTACTATGGCGGGATTCGACTCGGAACCGGCGGCTTAGTGAAAGCCTATGGCGGCGGTGTGCAGCAAGCGCTCAAGTTGCTTCAAACTATTGAGAAAAAAATCACCACAAAACTGCACCTGACGCTAGACTACGGATTGGTTGCTCTGGCGCAGTCGATCATGAGCCAGTTTGAAGCCGCGGAAGTGGACGCTGAGTATGGAGAAAGTGTCTGCCTTACCGTGGAATTGGAATGCCTTCATCTTGAGGCGTTTACTCAGAGCATCATTAACAAGAGCGGCGCCAAGATTCTTGTTGCTGGTGTGGAAAACAGTTAG
- a CDS encoding multicopper oxidase family protein has translation MDLSRRHFLKLGSALGVSAALPACSLLKLTSEEDEYVYQLTAEPAQASLVPGYSTSVLGFNGSIPAPTIRCRQGRKVTIHFTNKLDEPTTIHWHGLRIPVAMDGVPFLSQPPIMPGESFTYEFTPPDAGTFWYHPHMNSVKQLGMGLVGLIIVEETEPVVFDEEHALMLKHWHLDKKGQWKDLMIPRYSARMGTPGEWGTVNGKHNPQYTIKQNATVRARIANVDNTITYPIAVEGVDAWVIAIDGNPIETPYQLTQHKIGPGMRLDIAFIAPKAGDKVYVRQMKGKFAFPLCEFLSEESWLASDKSIPSLPLNPIAPVKLYQAQEIDFVFEWEGAVTPADKSGHAVPNFWLVNKRAWEGMSAGHIPEPLAKLELGKTYIFNLRNVTQYHHPIHLHGHTFTVLELDGKTLEKPFHTDTVLLGKNGSAKAAFVADNPGRWMYHCHVIEHMKTGLMGFIEVA, from the coding sequence ATGGATCTTTCTCGTCGTCATTTCTTAAAATTGGGTTCTGCGTTGGGTGTTAGCGCCGCTTTACCTGCGTGTTCATTGCTTAAACTGACATCGGAAGAGGACGAATATGTTTATCAGTTGACGGCTGAGCCGGCACAAGCATCGCTGGTTCCGGGTTACTCTACATCAGTTCTGGGCTTCAACGGTTCTATTCCGGCTCCTACGATACGTTGCCGCCAGGGGCGGAAGGTGACGATTCACTTCACCAATAAGCTGGATGAGCCGACCACGATACACTGGCATGGCCTGCGTATTCCTGTCGCGATGGATGGGGTTCCTTTCCTTAGTCAACCTCCTATCATGCCCGGTGAGAGCTTTACTTACGAGTTTACACCACCGGATGCCGGGACCTTTTGGTATCACCCGCATATGAACAGCGTCAAACAGCTTGGAATGGGCTTGGTTGGTCTGATCATCGTTGAAGAAACTGAACCTGTTGTATTTGATGAAGAGCATGCGCTCATGCTTAAACACTGGCATCTTGATAAAAAAGGCCAATGGAAGGATTTAATGATCCCTCGTTACAGTGCACGTATGGGTACACCAGGTGAATGGGGTACGGTCAATGGTAAGCACAATCCGCAGTACACAATTAAACAGAATGCGACGGTGAGAGCTCGCATCGCCAACGTGGATAACACTATTACCTATCCGATCGCTGTTGAAGGTGTTGACGCTTGGGTGATTGCTATTGATGGCAACCCGATCGAAACACCATATCAGCTAACACAGCATAAGATAGGCCCGGGAATGCGTTTGGATATCGCCTTTATCGCGCCAAAAGCTGGCGATAAGGTTTATGTGCGTCAAATGAAGGGTAAGTTTGCCTTTCCTCTGTGCGAATTCCTCAGTGAGGAGTCCTGGCTCGCGAGTGATAAATCTATCCCATCGCTGCCGTTAAATCCTATTGCACCCGTGAAGCTCTATCAGGCGCAGGAAATCGACTTTGTGTTTGAATGGGAAGGAGCCGTGACTCCTGCGGATAAGAGTGGCCATGCTGTGCCGAATTTTTGGCTGGTCAATAAACGGGCTTGGGAAGGTATGAGTGCTGGCCATATTCCAGAGCCATTGGCAAAGCTGGAGTTGGGGAAAACCTATATTTTCAATCTGCGTAATGTTACTCAGTATCACCATCCTATCCATCTGCATGGCCACACTTTTACCGTGCTTGAACTTGATGGAAAAACGCTGGAAAAGCCATTCCATACCGATACCGTATTGCTGGGTAAAAATGGCAGTGCCAAAGCGGCGTTTGTCGCTGACAACCCAGGTCGATGGATGTATCACTGTCATGTTATTGAGCATATGAAAACGGGCTTGATGGGCTTTATCGAAGTTGCTTGA
- the crcB gene encoding fluoride efflux transporter CrcB, which yields MGQLAILGLIAIGGAIGACSRYLVSEWCVTLFGRSFPYGTLTVNIVGSFIMGLLIAAFENEWLAPYPWRQIVGLGFLGALTTFSTFSMDNVLLMQQGAFFKMGLNVLLNVLLSISAAWVAYQWLIRG from the coding sequence ATGGGGCAGTTGGCAATTTTAGGTTTGATTGCAATCGGTGGAGCAATTGGTGCTTGCTCACGCTATTTGGTCTCTGAATGGTGTGTGACGCTATTTGGGCGCAGTTTTCCATACGGTACGTTGACCGTTAACATCGTCGGTTCTTTTATCATGGGACTCTTAATCGCAGCCTTTGAGAATGAATGGTTAGCTCCTTATCCTTGGCGTCAGATTGTCGGTCTGGGATTCCTTGGTGCGTTAACGACGTTTTCAACGTTCTCGATGGATAACGTACTTCTTATGCAACAAGGTGCTTTTTTTAAGATGGGGCTTAACGTACTGCTCAATGTACTGTTGAGTATTTCTGCTGCCTGGGTTGCGTATCAATGGTTGATTCGAGGCTGA
- a CDS encoding TrkH family potassium uptake protein, whose protein sequence is MQFRSIIRIVGLLLALFSVSMLAPALVALIYRDGAGVPFVSTFFVLLMCGGLFWFPNRRYRHELKARDGFLIVVLFWTVIGSAGSLPFLLADNPNISVTDAFFESFSALTTTGATVIVGLDNLPKAVLFYRQFLQWFGGMGIIVLAVAILPVLGIGGMQLYRAEIPGPVKDNKVTPRIAETAKALWYIYLSLTIACAGAFWLAGMTLFDAICHSFSTIAIGGFSTHDASIGYFDSYAINMITVVFLLISACNFTLHYAAFATGGVHPKYYWKDPEFRAFVVIQAILFSVCFLMLLKHHSYDSLYDAFDQALFQTVSISTTAGFTTTGFSDWPLFLPVLLLFSSFIGGCAGSTGGGMKVIRVFLLTLQGAREMKRLVHPRAIYHIKIGDSALPQRVVDAVWGFFSAYALVFVVCMLALIATGMDELSAFSAVAATLNNLGPGLGEVAVHFADVNDTAKWILVVSMLFGRLEIFTLLILLTPTFWRS, encoded by the coding sequence ATGCAATTTCGTTCAATCATTCGAATCGTCGGGCTGCTGCTCGCGTTATTCAGTGTGTCTATGCTGGCGCCCGCGCTGGTGGCTTTGATCTACCGCGACGGTGCTGGTGTTCCGTTCGTTTCGACCTTTTTTGTTCTGCTGATGTGTGGCGGCCTGTTCTGGTTTCCTAACCGTCGTTATCGCCATGAATTGAAAGCGCGCGACGGCTTTCTGATTGTGGTCCTGTTCTGGACGGTTATCGGCAGTGCGGGATCGCTGCCGTTTCTGCTTGCCGACAATCCGAATATTTCCGTCACGGATGCCTTTTTTGAATCTTTTTCTGCGCTGACAACCACAGGCGCCACGGTGATTGTCGGGCTGGATAATCTGCCGAAAGCGGTATTGTTTTATCGTCAGTTTCTGCAATGGTTCGGCGGGATGGGGATCATCGTCTTGGCCGTGGCCATTCTGCCCGTGCTGGGTATCGGTGGCATGCAGCTTTACCGAGCGGAAATTCCGGGGCCGGTGAAAGACAACAAAGTGACGCCACGCATTGCCGAAACGGCTAAAGCGCTGTGGTATATCTATCTGAGCTTAACCATCGCCTGTGCGGGCGCGTTCTGGCTGGCAGGTATGACGTTGTTCGACGCGATTTGTCACAGTTTCTCCACCATTGCGATTGGGGGCTTCTCTACTCACGATGCCAGCATTGGTTATTTCGATAGCTACGCGATTAATATGATTACGGTGGTGTTCCTGCTGATTTCGGCGTGTAACTTCACTCTGCACTATGCCGCGTTTGCGACCGGAGGCGTGCACCCGAAGTACTATTGGAAAGACCCGGAGTTTCGAGCGTTTGTTGTCATTCAGGCGATTTTGTTTAGCGTCTGTTTCCTGATGCTGCTCAAGCACCACTCTTATGACTCGCTTTATGATGCGTTTGACCAGGCGCTATTCCAGACCGTCTCCATTTCGACCACCGCAGGATTTACCACCACGGGCTTTTCCGATTGGCCACTGTTTTTGCCTGTATTGCTATTGTTCTCTTCTTTTATAGGCGGTTGTGCAGGATCGACGGGGGGCGGAATGAAGGTGATTCGCGTGTTCTTGCTCACGCTGCAGGGGGCACGTGAAATGAAGCGCCTGGTGCACCCGCGTGCGATCTACCACATTAAGATTGGAGACAGCGCACTGCCACAACGTGTTGTGGATGCCGTTTGGGGATTCTTCTCCGCGTACGCGTTGGTGTTTGTCGTGTGTATGCTGGCCCTCATTGCTACTGGCATGGATGAACTAAGCGCGTTTTCGGCAGTCGCGGCCACACTTAATAACCTGGGCCCGGGCTTGGGTGAAGTCGCGGTACACTTTGCTGATGTGAACGATACAGCCAAGTGGATTCTGGTGGTATCGATGCTGTTTGGCCGATTAGAGATCTTCACACTATTAATATTGTTGACGCCGACGTTCTGGCGCAGCTGA
- the punR gene encoding DNA-binding transcriptional activator PunR, with product MFSKSSLEMLDTVARLGSFTAAADVLHKVPSAISYGVRQVEVELGVVLFRRLPRKVELTPAGELFMQEARSLLRQMEELKAQTRRAAHGWQKTLKVTLDNVVKLDRMKPLVEDFYRTFEFAELQINMEVFNGSWEAISQGRADIVIGATSAVPVGGDFEVRDMGILDWAFVMSPAHPCVREQVLTEAFVSQFPAICLDDTSSVLPKRHTGHYPQQRRLLLPNWYSAIECLKNGVGVGYMPRHMAQPLLASGQLVEKMLPDEKPLSQCCLVWRKDDNHKLIEWMVNYLGTSEQLHKDWLQAY from the coding sequence ATGTTTTCCAAATCCTCACTGGAAATGCTCGACACCGTAGCTCGTTTGGGCAGTTTCACCGCCGCTGCGGATGTGCTGCATAAAGTCCCCTCGGCGATCAGCTATGGTGTGCGTCAGGTGGAAGTGGAACTCGGGGTGGTGCTGTTTCGCCGTCTGCCACGAAAAGTGGAGCTGACTCCCGCAGGTGAACTGTTTATGCAAGAGGCAAGGTCGTTATTACGCCAGATGGAAGAGCTGAAAGCGCAGACCCGCCGTGCCGCGCATGGCTGGCAGAAAACCCTCAAAGTCACGTTGGACAATGTGGTCAAATTGGATCGCATGAAGCCGCTGGTGGAAGATTTCTACCGCACGTTTGAATTTGCCGAGTTGCAAATCAACATGGAAGTGTTTAATGGCTCTTGGGAAGCCATCTCTCAGGGGCGGGCGGATATTGTGATTGGGGCGACCTCTGCGGTGCCTGTCGGGGGCGATTTTGAAGTGCGGGATATGGGGATTCTTGATTGGGCGTTTGTGATGTCGCCGGCCCATCCGTGTGTACGTGAGCAAGTGCTTACTGAAGCGTTTGTCAGTCAGTTTCCGGCGATCTGTCTTGATGACACTTCCAGTGTATTGCCAAAAAGGCATACCGGGCACTATCCGCAGCAGCGACGTCTGCTGCTGCCCAACTGGTATAGCGCTATCGAGTGCCTGAAAAATGGTGTGGGCGTGGGGTATATGCCTCGTCATATGGCGCAGCCGTTATTGGCCAGTGGTCAGTTAGTGGAGAAAATGTTGCCGGACGAAAAGCCGCTCAGCCAGTGCTGTTTGGTGTGGCGTAAAGACGACAATCACAAATTGATTGAGTGGATGGTGAACTATCTCGGCACCAGTGAGCAGTTACATAAAGATTGGTTGCAGGCGTATTGA
- the punC gene encoding purine nucleoside transporter PunC encodes MNVSPLQLFYLAALSMLGFIATDMYLPAFKIMEQDFATGPEQIALSLTVFLVGMASGQLLWGLASDKFGHRNTLITGLVVFTLASAGLAFCDQVWQLLSLRFVQAIGVCAPAVIWQAMVIKRYPSQTSQQIFATIMPLVALSPALAPQLGVLLADQFGWHSIFLALTVMGIALVISTGVQKNAVSEPKTTSITQDIKHLLSSKSYLGNVLMFATASAAFFAYLTGMPEIMAQLGYEAKDIGLSFIPQTIAFMIGGYMGKWCVRKFGDEAVLKQLIALFTLSTVLIFIASQWTLTSIWPILAPFCLIAVANGALYPIVVNRALSSAKDSPATAAGLQNSLQICAASVASALVAAFASQAQMVTGIAIVVCMLGLWVGYIIANRQLNQHFTTPDNARVVQDK; translated from the coding sequence ATGAACGTATCACCCTTACAGCTGTTTTATTTAGCAGCGCTCTCTATGCTCGGCTTCATCGCCACCGATATGTATCTGCCGGCGTTTAAAATCATGGAACAGGACTTTGCCACCGGGCCAGAACAAATCGCACTGTCACTGACCGTGTTTCTGGTTGGAATGGCGTCGGGTCAGTTATTGTGGGGTCTGGCATCGGATAAATTTGGTCATCGTAATACATTGATCACTGGTCTGGTGGTGTTTACTCTTGCCTCTGCTGGCCTAGCGTTCTGCGATCAAGTGTGGCAATTGCTCTCTTTGCGTTTCGTGCAAGCGATTGGGGTTTGTGCACCCGCAGTGATTTGGCAAGCCATGGTGATCAAACGTTACCCAAGCCAGACCAGCCAACAGATCTTTGCCACCATTATGCCACTGGTCGCGCTTTCTCCGGCCCTAGCCCCCCAATTAGGCGTGTTGCTGGCGGACCAGTTTGGCTGGCACAGCATCTTTCTGGCACTGACGGTCATGGGAATTGCACTGGTGATCAGCACTGGCGTACAGAAAAATGCCGTTAGTGAACCGAAAACGACGTCGATCACTCAGGACATCAAACATCTGCTGAGCAGTAAATCTTACCTTGGCAACGTACTGATGTTTGCAACCGCATCTGCCGCGTTCTTCGCTTACCTGACTGGCATGCCAGAAATCATGGCTCAACTGGGCTATGAAGCAAAAGACATTGGCCTGAGCTTCATTCCGCAAACCATCGCGTTTATGATCGGTGGTTACATGGGCAAATGGTGTGTGCGTAAGTTCGGCGATGAAGCGGTGCTGAAACAACTGATCGCTCTGTTCACGCTATCAACAGTACTGATCTTCATCGCATCACAATGGACATTGACGTCGATCTGGCCGATTCTGGCGCCGTTCTGCCTGATTGCTGTGGCTAACGGTGCGCTATACCCAATTGTTGTCAACCGCGCGCTGTCCAGCGCTAAAGACAGCCCGGCTACCGCAGCAGGTTTACAGAACAGTCTGCAAATCTGTGCTGCAAGTGTAGCCAGTGCGCTGGTAGCGGCCTTTGCCAGCCAGGCTCAAATGGTCACGGGGATTGCGATTGTGGTCTGTATGCTCGGCTTATGGGTGGGCTACATCATTGCCAATCGTCAGCTGAACCAGCATTTCACTACGCCGGACAATGCTCGTGTAGTTCAGGATAAATAA
- the fadA gene encoding acetyl-CoA C-acyltransferase FadA, translating to MNNVVIVDCLRTPMGRSKGGAFRHQRAEDLSAHLMKGLLSRNPQVNPHEIEDIYWGCVQQTLEQGFNIARNAALLAGLPIEIGAVTVNRLCGSSMQALHDATRAIMVGDAEMCIVGGVEHMGHVPMTHGVDFHPGMSKNVAKAAGMMGLTAEMLGKLHGISREQQDAFAARSHQRAQAATLEGRFKNEILPTEGHAPDGTLFTLDYDEVIRPETTVEGLSELRPVFDPANGTVTAGTSSALSDGASAMLVMSEAKANALGLTIRARVKSMAIAGCDPSIMGYGPVPATKKALQRAGLSIDDMDVVELNEAFAAQSLPCAKDLGLLDKMDDKVNLNGGAIALGHPLGCSGTRISTTLINLMEAKNAKYGLATMCIGLGQGIATIFERP from the coding sequence ATGAATAATGTAGTGATTGTTGATTGCCTTCGTACCCCGATGGGTCGCTCCAAAGGCGGGGCGTTTCGCCACCAGCGTGCGGAAGATTTGTCGGCGCATCTGATGAAAGGCCTGCTGTCGCGTAACCCTCAGGTTAACCCGCACGAAATCGAAGACATCTATTGGGGCTGTGTACAGCAAACGTTAGAGCAAGGCTTCAATATCGCCCGTAACGCCGCGCTGCTGGCGGGTCTGCCAATTGAAATCGGTGCCGTAACCGTCAACCGTTTGTGTGGTTCATCCATGCAGGCGCTGCATGACGCTACGCGTGCGATCATGGTGGGTGATGCGGAAATGTGTATCGTCGGCGGTGTTGAACACATGGGTCACGTACCGATGACGCACGGCGTAGATTTCCACCCGGGCATGTCGAAAAACGTCGCCAAAGCCGCTGGTATGATGGGTTTGACAGCCGAAATGCTGGGTAAACTGCACGGCATCAGCCGCGAACAACAAGATGCCTTTGCCGCCCGCTCTCATCAACGTGCGCAGGCAGCAACACTGGAAGGTCGTTTTAAAAACGAAATCCTGCCAACTGAAGGCCATGCGCCAGACGGCACTCTGTTCACGCTCGATTACGATGAAGTGATTCGTCCGGAAACCACCGTGGAAGGCCTGTCTGAACTGCGCCCGGTGTTTGACCCGGCAAATGGCACCGTGACTGCGGGCACCTCGTCAGCTCTGTCGGATGGTGCATCTGCGATGCTGGTGATGAGTGAAGCCAAAGCCAACGCACTGGGCCTGACCATTCGAGCACGCGTGAAATCAATGGCCATTGCAGGCTGCGATCCCTCCATCATGGGCTACGGTCCGGTTCCAGCGACGAAAAAAGCGCTGCAACGCGCCGGTCTGAGCATCGATGATATGGATGTGGTGGAGCTCAATGAAGCGTTTGCGGCTCAGTCGCTGCCCTGTGCCAAAGATCTGGGTTTGCTGGATAAGATGGATGACAAGGTCAATCTCAACGGCGGCGCGATTGCACTCGGTCACCCGTTAGGCTGTTCCGGAACACGTATCTCCACCACGCTGATTAACCTGATGGAAGCCAAGAATGCCAAATACGGCTTAGCTACCATGTGTATCGGTTTAGGCCAAGGGATTGCCACCATCTTTGAACGCCCATAA